A single genomic interval of Spirosoma taeanense harbors:
- the lpxD gene encoding UDP-3-O-(3-hydroxymyristoyl)glucosamine N-acyltransferase yields the protein MEFTVKQIAALLGGEVEGNDTLAIRNLAKIEEGRPGDISFLSNPKYESHLYTTLASAVIVNRSFRPQKPVSPALIFVENSYSAFTRLLEEYYQRMNFTRVGVEQPAFAGDGSQFGEHVYRGAFSYIGRNCRIGHNVKIYPHAYVGDNVCIGDNTILHPGARVLNNCVIGQYCVIHPNAVIGSEGFGFAPQPDGTYKTIPQLGNVILEDFVNVGASTTIDCATMGSTIIRQGVKLDNLIQIGHNVEIGKNTVIAAQTGISGSTKIGENCVIAGQVGFAGHLTIANGTKVGAQSGVGKNVTEEGTSLNSSPAFNLSESMRSLAVFRRLPSLERRVSDLEKMRLAELEKTKDK from the coding sequence ATGGAGTTTACAGTCAAGCAGATTGCCGCACTGCTGGGAGGAGAGGTCGAAGGGAACGATACGTTGGCGATCAGGAATTTAGCCAAGATAGAGGAAGGCCGCCCGGGCGACATTTCGTTTCTGTCCAACCCCAAATATGAGTCGCATCTTTATACGACTCTGGCCTCTGCGGTGATCGTTAATCGGTCATTCCGACCGCAGAAACCGGTTTCGCCGGCGCTCATCTTTGTAGAAAATTCCTATTCGGCGTTCACACGACTGCTGGAAGAGTACTACCAGCGCATGAATTTTACCCGGGTTGGCGTTGAGCAGCCAGCCTTTGCGGGCGATGGCAGTCAGTTTGGCGAGCACGTGTACCGGGGCGCTTTTTCCTATATCGGGCGAAACTGCCGCATCGGTCACAACGTCAAAATCTATCCCCACGCCTATGTCGGTGATAATGTCTGCATTGGCGATAACACGATCCTTCATCCCGGCGCCCGCGTTCTGAATAACTGCGTTATTGGCCAGTACTGCGTCATTCACCCAAACGCGGTGATCGGCAGCGAAGGGTTTGGCTTTGCGCCCCAGCCCGACGGTACCTATAAAACGATTCCGCAACTGGGGAACGTGATCCTCGAAGATTTTGTGAATGTAGGTGCCAGTACGACGATTGACTGCGCTACAATGGGCTCAACGATCATACGACAGGGGGTTAAACTAGACAACCTAATTCAGATTGGTCATAATGTCGAGATTGGAAAAAACACGGTTATTGCTGCCCAGACGGGTATTTCGGGTTCAACCAAAATTGGGGAGAACTGCGTTATTGCCGGTCAGGTAGGCTTTGCGGGCCACCTGACCATTGCCAACGGCACGAAGGTCGGCGCGCAGTCGGGGGTAGGGAAGAATGTGACGGAAGAAGGCACTTCCCTGAACAGTTCGCCTGCCTTCAATCTGTCGGAGAGCATGCGTTCGCTGGCTGTTTTTCGGCGGCTGCCGAGCTTGGAGCGCCGGGTATCGGACCTGGAAAAGATGCGGCTCGCTGAGCTGGAAAAGACAAAAGATAAATAG